Proteins from one Fragaria vesca subsp. vesca linkage group LG6, FraVesHawaii_1.0, whole genome shotgun sequence genomic window:
- the LOC101294386 gene encoding pentatricopeptide repeat-containing protein At3g09060-like codes for MVDFPKSLSPKRVLKLLQAEKNTHSALALLDSATRHPNYSHSPDVFHHILRRLFHPNLVSHVTRVLQLIRTQKCQCPEDVALTVIKAYTKNSMPDKALEIFHQMREIFGCEPGIRSYNALLNAFIESNQWDRAEQLFAYFETVGLVPNLQTYNTLIKISCKKRQFEKARRLLDWMWEKGLKPDVMSYGVLINALAKNGKMGDALEVFDEMPERGVSPDVMCYNILIDGWFRRGDYAEAKEVWERLVMDSGAYPNVVSYNVMISGLCKCGRFGESLEIWDRMKRNERGCDLFTCSSLINGLCKAGNVDEAEIVYKDMVGKGVMPDVVVYNAMLNGFCRDGKIGECFELWEVMEKGGCRNVVSYNILIRGLFENGKVEEAMSVWELMHEKACVADSTTYGVLIHGLCKNGYLNKALLILKEAENAGADLDIFAYSSLINWLCKEGRLDEAARLLDQMAKCGYKPNLHVCNSLIYGFIQVSKLEDAICFFKAMSTKYCSPNVVSYNTLINGLCKVRRYSDAYVFVKEMLEKGLKLDVITYSLLIDGLCQGRKIDMALNLWNQALDKGFEPDVTMYNIMIHGLCSAGKAEGALQLYFQMGCRNCDPNLVTHNTLMEGFYKIRDCGKASQIWARILKVGLRPDIISYNITLKGLCSSSRISDAVGYLEKALHHGVLPTHITWHILVRAVVNDRATSQSSWG; via the coding sequence ATGGTCGACTTCCCCAAATCCCTCTCCCCCAAACGCGTCCTCAAACTCCTCCAAGCCGAGAAGAACACCCACTCCGCCCTCGCCCTCCTCGACTCCGCCACCCGCCACCCCAACTACTCCCACTCCCCGGACGTCTTCCACCACATTCTCCGCCGCCTCTTCCACCCCAACCTCGTCTCCCACGTCACCCGGGTCCTCCAGCTCATCCGGACCCAGAAATGCCAATGCCCCGAGGACGTGGCACTCACTGTGATCAAAGCCTATACCAAAAACTCAATGCCGGATAAAGCTCTGGAAATCTTTCATCAAATGCGCGAGATTTTCGGGTGCGAGCCCGGTATCCGGTCCTACAATGCTTTGCTGAATGCCTTCATAGAGTCGAATCAGTGGGACCGGGCCGAGCAGTTGTTTGCCTATTTCGAAACGGTGGGGTTGGTCCCCAATTTGCAGACTTACAACACTTTGATTAAGATTTCGTGCAAGAAGAGGCAGTTTGAGAAGGCGAGACGGTTGCTGGATTGGATGTGGGAGAAGGGTTTGAAGCCTGATGTGATGAGTTACGGAGTTTTGATCAATGCGCTTGCGAAAAATGGGAAGATGGGGGATGCATTGGAGGTGTTCGACGAAATGCCTGAGAGAGGAGTGAGTCCTGATGTCATGTGTTATAATATTTTGATTGATGGGTGGTTTCGGAGAGGGGATTACGCGGAGGCGAAGGAGGTTTGGGAGAGGTTGGTGATGGACTCGGGGGCGTATCCAAATGTTGTTAGTTATAATGTGATGATTAGTGGGTTGTGCAAGTGCGGGAGGTTTGGTGAGAGTTTGGAGATATGGGATAGGATGAAGAGGAATGAAAGAGGGTGTGATTTGTTCACTTGTAGTTCTTTGATCAACGGGTTGTGTAAAGCGGGGAATGTGGATGAGGCGGAGATAGTTTATAAGGATATGGTTGGGAAGGGAGTGATGCCGGATGTGGTTGTGTATAATGCAATGCTCAATGGATTCTGCCGAGATGGGAAGATTGGTGAGTGTTTTGAGTTGTGGGAGGTGATGGAGAAGGGTGGTTGTCGTAATGTTGTGAGTTATAACATATTGATCAGAGGGTTGTTTGAGAATGGGAAGGTGGAGGAAGCAATGTCTGTCTGGGAATTGATGCATGAGAAGGCTTGCGTTGCGGATTCCACAACGTATGGAGTATTAATTCATGGACTGTGTAAGAATGGTTACTTGAACAAGGCTCTGTTGATTTTAAAAGAGGCAGAAAATGCAGGAGCTGATCTCGATATCTTTGCATATTCCTCATTGATTAATTGGTTATGCAAAGAAGGGAGACTAGATGAAGCAGCCAGGCTACTTGATCAGATGGCCAAGTGTGGCTATAAACCAAATCTTCATGTCTGCAATTCGTTGATATATGGCTTTATCCAAGTTTCCAAACTTGAAGATGCAATTTGTTTTTTCAAGGCAATGTCCACCAAGTACTGCTCTCCAAATGTTGTCTCCTATAATACTCTGATAAATGGCTTGTGCAAAGTCAGAAGATATAGCGATGCATATGTGTTTGTGAAGGAAATGCTGGAGAAAGGCTTGAAGCTAGACGTGATCACATATAGTCTGTTGATTGATGGCCTTTGTCAAGGCAGGAAGATTGACATGGCCCTCAATTTGTGGAATCAAGCCCTTGACAAGGGATTTGAGCCTGATGTAACTATGTACAACATTATGATTCATGGACTTTGCTCTGCAGGCAAAGCTGAAGGTGCTTTGCAGCTATATTTTCAGATGGGGTGTCGGAATTGTGATCCGAATCTTGTGACGCACAACACCCTAATGGAAGGTTTTTACAAAATTAGAGACTGTGGAAAGGCATCTCAAATTTGGGCTCGCATTTTAAAGGTTGGGCTACGACCAGATATAATTTCCTATAATATCACTCTCAAAGGGCTTTGTTCAAGCAGTAGAATATCAGATGCTGTTGGGTACTTGGAAAAAGCTTTGCATCATGGAGTTCTTCCAACTCATATAACGTGGCACATACTTGTTAGAGCAGTGGTCAACGATAGGGCCACTTCACAGTCTTCTTGGGGTTAA
- the LOC101294959 gene encoding uncharacterized protein LOC101294959, protein MIALKHIQTSFTATRHTILQSGRFPSTKNSILRFSKSNDSDSEPETPSPGGDTQKQEMLVRIAMLQAQKVRLAEYLDERSEYLTKFGEDANAEFDKIGEDALKGLDEASARIMENMDSRMQAFEESTGVNISEIEENENELAAFEDQIAKDRNEGLFFKNLTQGKPKEKVNATEEIKKIKELTKKSAGSETRRNIYLVLIGLLLIEIVDSFITSTPDWRKVAILGVILVGLVTQFIYEQKMLSEKERAEEKKTEEERR, encoded by the exons ATGATTGCCCTCAAACACATTCAAACCTCTTTCACCGCCACCAGACATACCATTTTACAGTCGGGAAGATTTCCCAGCACAAAGAACTCCATCTTGCGCTTCAGCAAGTCCAATGATTCCGATTCCGAACCAGAGACTCCTTCGCCTGGAGGAGATACTCAAAAGCAAGAGATGCTGGTGAGGATAGCAATGCTTCAAGCTCAGAAAGTCCGGCTTGCAGAATACTTGGATGAGAGATCAGAATATCTTACTAAATTCGGAGAAGATGCTAATGCGGAGTTTGACAAGATTGGAGAAGATGCCCTCAAAGGACTGGATGAAGCCAGTGCTAGG ATAATGGAGAATATGGACAGCCGCATGCAGGCGTTTGAGGAATCTACAGGTGTGAACATATCAGAGATTGAAGAAAATGAAAACGAGTTAGCAGCATTCGAAGATCAGATTGCAAAAGACCGAAATGAAGGGTTATTTTTCAAGAATCTGACGCAGGGAAAACCAAAAGAAAAGGTAAACGCTACAGAGGAAATAAAGAAGATCAAGGAGCTTACAAAAAAAAGTGCAGGATCAGAAACCAGGAGGAATATTTACCTTGTATTAATTGGCCTGCTACTCATAGAAATCGTTGACTCTTTCATCACTTCAACACCCGATTGGAGAAAAGTTGCAATTCTTGGGGTAATTTTAGTGGGTTTGGTCACTCAGTTCATCTATGAGCAGAAAATGCTATCAGAAAAAGAAAGAGCAGAAGAGAAGAAGACAGAGGAAGAAAGAAGGTGA